The Winogradskyella schleiferi genome has a window encoding:
- a CDS encoding glycoside hydrolase family 2 TIM barrel-domain containing protein — protein MSKYQIRLVFILLISIAIGTSYAQTTIKKINGNWELLVDEKPYEIKGVTFGYDSDIDNYDAYFKDLKFLGVNTIRTWATGNNTNALLDAAQENGIKVMLGIWMRHGRPGMEDDDSFNYLKNTEGKEDMYQNALEVVKTYKNHPAILTWGIGNEVYLNTETDEEKVAYSQLLERICSTIKGNDPNHPITSVEAWTFGLDWWQKYVPSLDIYGLNSYGAGADLLANELNKKGIDKPYILTEFGVTGEWDIKQEINGVKVEPSDTQKYDAIANGYVNWIQNKPANLGVFVFHYANGGNFSGPWLFTHYESMTRPQYWAIREAYTGKKPINNVPEIKTFELTSAKAESGTWIPLKLDVLDIENDSLSISFNYNQRTGSRKRRDQINKLEFRGDIKNGFEIQLPKEDGSVKIYALVKDSYNNVGIASTGIVVLDDEAKNIKYLVPKVTLPFYVYKDGEDDPFTASAFMGNYKVMNVDTQYKGDVYSGKAALKISYNQEYDWYGLGLVNPANDWGDILGGYNISGAKKFSFWAKANKKNVTATFGFGLIGNDKPFPDTAKKSKEIKLTTKWKKYAINIKNLDLTCIRSGFTIFSSSYGSSQIILIDNVVFE, from the coding sequence ATGAGTAAATATCAGATACGATTAGTGTTCATTCTTCTTATTTCTATAGCTATTGGCACTAGTTATGCACAAACTACTATTAAAAAAATTAATGGAAATTGGGAATTACTAGTTGATGAAAAACCATATGAAATCAAAGGCGTAACATTTGGATATGACAGTGATATTGATAATTATGATGCCTATTTTAAAGATTTAAAATTTCTGGGCGTAAATACCATTAGAACTTGGGCAACAGGAAATAATACAAATGCGTTACTAGATGCTGCGCAAGAAAATGGTATTAAAGTTATGCTTGGTATATGGATGCGTCATGGGCGACCTGGAATGGAAGATGATGATAGCTTTAACTATCTTAAGAATACCGAAGGAAAAGAAGATATGTACCAAAATGCTCTTGAGGTAGTTAAGACTTATAAGAACCATCCTGCTATTCTTACTTGGGGAATTGGAAACGAAGTGTATTTAAACACAGAAACAGATGAAGAAAAAGTGGCATATTCTCAATTATTGGAACGCATTTGTAGTACAATCAAAGGAAACGACCCCAATCACCCTATAACATCTGTTGAAGCTTGGACATTTGGTTTAGATTGGTGGCAAAAATATGTGCCTTCACTAGATATTTATGGATTAAACAGCTATGGAGCCGGAGCTGATCTGTTAGCTAATGAACTTAATAAAAAAGGGATAGATAAACCTTATATATTGACTGAGTTTGGAGTAACTGGTGAGTGGGATATAAAACAAGAAATTAACGGCGTAAAAGTTGAACCGAGTGATACTCAAAAATACGATGCTATTGCCAATGGTTACGTAAATTGGATACAGAATAAACCAGCGAATTTAGGTGTGTTCGTTTTTCATTATGCCAACGGCGGCAATTTTAGTGGTCCTTGGTTATTTACGCATTATGAAAGTATGACACGTCCTCAATATTGGGCCATACGCGAAGCTTACACAGGAAAAAAACCAATTAATAATGTACCAGAAATCAAAACCTTTGAGCTGACTAGTGCTAAAGCTGAAAGTGGTACTTGGATTCCTCTTAAATTAGACGTTTTAGACATAGAAAATGATAGTTTAAGCATTAGTTTTAATTATAACCAACGAACTGGAAGCCGCAAGCGCCGTGATCAAATAAACAAATTGGAGTTTCGTGGAGATATTAAAAACGGCTTCGAAATACAATTGCCTAAAGAAGATGGTTCCGTAAAAATATATGCTCTTGTAAAAGATAGTTATAACAATGTTGGTATTGCTTCTACAGGAATTGTTGTTTTGGATGATGAAGCAAAAAACATTAAATATTTGGTGCCAAAAGTAACCTTACCTTTTTATGTGTATAAGGATGGAGAGGACGATCCTTTTACTGCTTCAGCATTTATGGGAAATTATAAAGTGATGAATGTAGATACGCAGTATAAAGGAGATGTATATTCAGGTAAAGCAGCATTAAAAATTAGTTATAACCAAGAATATGATTGGTATGGTTTAGGCTTGGTAAATCCAGCTAATGATTGGGGTGACATTCTAGGAGGTTATAATATTTCAGGGGCTAAGAAATTTTCTTTTTGGGCAAAGGCTAACAAAAAAAATGTGACAGCCACTTTTGGTTTTGGACTTATTGGTAATGACAAACCTTTTCCTGATACAGCAAAAAAATCTAAAGAAATTAAGCTTACTACTAAGTGGAAAAAATATGCTATCAATATAAAAAATCTAGACTTAACTTGCATTAGATCGGGTTTTACTATTTTTTCGAGTAGTTATGGAAGTAGTCAAATTATTTTGATAGACAATGTGGTTTTTGAGTAG
- a CDS encoding FG-GAP-like repeat-containing protein gives MKKITLILALLLSYFIAGAQTTVDCSVGPVNTTYCYSDNDTTSFVFVSSDGSDLRVTFNAGRVENTYDELIVLNTDGNELYNGYGNSGDLTGLTFQSTGNMITVSIDSDFTINCAENDYIPWDFDVSCATCSNPTATYTVVDNCEASGGFLVDVNVSDLGSATSLTISDNQSSSTQSLSATGTVQFGPYANATAIVINIQNDQDVNCAINSSSITQSNCPPPGPVGVTCASGSSSFIFTEEFDLASGWTGDLNNGNGSWEIPDDSTSDGTGPDNAYSGSSYMNFEASGDTTDSASAISPAIDLSTATDGAELSFYMHAYGEDMGTLNVNVGTSASGPFTTLFTYTGELQTSGTEAWIPIGVNLDAYIGQVIYVEFSHTGTGTGFEGDMSIDYIRIETCGSFCIAPSSIEVSAITQTSATISWTANNGEGTWEYVVQLSGTGIPIGAGTSANTTTINVSDLEAGRIYEVYVRAVCGSDTSLWSGPLTFATLAPPPPATFTTSTVSVTGTQRAVVDMNGDFLDDVVSIGNTNVNIFYQQAGGGLSATATNITTTSAANSPSWSLAAADFDRNGFTDLLYGGGSGVTFMKANASGTGFTQVSGSEYVFSQRSNFADINNDGHLDAFVCHDVDANVYYMNDGSGNLSYGQGNLGLVRGNYGSVWIDYDNDRDIDMFIAKCGGGPINQLFTNNGDGTYTDTAPAQGLDDGMQTWSSAWGDFDNDGDMDTYIGASSGTSKLLRNDGDGVFVEVTDTSGVLELTSTGIENCTHDFDNDGNLDIASHGNILFGNGDLTFTLYENVLPSNNGSFGDINDDGFIDAVSGSTLYTNDTTANNWVKITTTGVQSNINGIGARVEVHTASGVQIRDVRSGEGFRFMSSLNTHFGLGTDDAITNIIIYWPSGIIDNITNPDINTHHIILEGEALSVGDETLENISIHPNPVGNEININSPINLVGKIATIFNIEGKRVMNLKLEEHAIDVSSLSQGHYILRLESEGRVFTQKFIKR, from the coding sequence ATGAAAAAAATCACACTAATTCTAGCCTTACTTCTATCCTATTTTATTGCAGGAGCGCAAACTACAGTAGATTGTTCAGTAGGTCCCGTAAACACAACCTATTGTTATAGTGATAACGATACCACAAGTTTTGTTTTTGTAAGTTCTGATGGATCAGATTTACGCGTGACATTCAATGCTGGTCGCGTAGAAAATACTTATGACGAATTGATTGTTCTAAACACGGATGGCAACGAATTATACAATGGCTATGGAAACAGCGGAGATTTAACTGGTCTTACCTTTCAATCAACTGGTAATATGATCACAGTATCTATAGATTCTGACTTTACAATCAACTGTGCCGAGAATGATTATATCCCATGGGATTTCGATGTCAGCTGTGCTACTTGTTCAAACCCAACGGCAACATATACAGTCGTAGATAATTGTGAAGCAAGTGGCGGTTTTTTGGTGGATGTCAACGTTTCTGATTTAGGCTCAGCGACATCGTTAACAATTTCTGATAATCAATCAAGTTCTACGCAATCATTAAGTGCGACTGGAACCGTTCAATTTGGACCGTATGCAAATGCTACTGCTATTGTTATTAATATTCAAAATGATCAAGATGTCAATTGTGCTATAAATAGTAGCTCAATAACACAAAGTAACTGTCCTCCACCAGGACCGGTTGGCGTTACCTGCGCATCAGGATCTTCATCTTTTATCTTTACTGAAGAGTTTGATTTAGCTTCTGGCTGGACAGGAGATTTAAACAATGGTAATGGAAGTTGGGAAATACCTGACGATTCGACCTCTGATGGCACTGGACCAGACAATGCTTATAGTGGTTCAAGTTATATGAATTTTGAAGCCTCTGGAGACACAACAGACTCAGCTTCTGCAATAAGTCCAGCGATAGATTTATCAACTGCAACAGATGGCGCTGAATTGTCTTTTTACATGCATGCTTATGGCGAAGACATGGGAACTTTAAATGTAAATGTTGGCACATCTGCCAGTGGTCCTTTTACAACACTATTTACTTATACAGGAGAACTACAAACCAGTGGAACTGAAGCTTGGATTCCTATAGGTGTTAATTTAGATGCTTACATAGGACAAGTGATTTATGTAGAATTTAGCCATACAGGAACAGGCACAGGTTTTGAAGGAGATATGTCCATAGACTATATTCGTATTGAAACGTGTGGATCTTTCTGTATTGCACCTTCAAGTATTGAAGTTTCTGCCATAACGCAAACTTCAGCAACGATTTCTTGGACTGCAAACAACGGCGAAGGTACTTGGGAGTATGTGGTGCAACTATCAGGAACAGGTATACCAATAGGAGCAGGAACTTCTGCAAACACAACCACTATAAACGTTTCTGACTTAGAGGCTGGAAGAATCTATGAAGTTTATGTTCGTGCTGTTTGTGGGTCAGATACCAGTCTTTGGAGTGGACCTCTAACATTCGCTACGTTGGCACCTCCTCCACCAGCAACATTTACAACATCAACGGTTTCAGTTACAGGTACCCAGAGAGCTGTTGTAGATATGAATGGTGACTTTTTAGATGATGTGGTTTCTATAGGTAATACCAATGTAAATATCTTCTACCAACAAGCAGGTGGTGGATTAAGTGCTACAGCAACAAACATCACCACAACAAGTGCTGCAAATTCGCCTTCATGGAGTTTGGCAGCTGCCGATTTTGACAGAAACGGATTTACCGATTTACTTTATGGTGGAGGAAGTGGTGTTACCTTTATGAAGGCCAATGCTTCAGGTACAGGGTTTACCCAAGTTTCCGGATCCGAATATGTATTCTCACAACGTTCTAATTTTGCCGATATCAATAATGATGGTCACTTAGATGCCTTTGTATGTCATGATGTAGATGCCAATGTATACTATATGAATGATGGCAGCGGAAATTTATCTTATGGACAAGGAAATTTAGGTCTTGTAAGAGGAAACTATGGATCTGTTTGGATCGATTATGATAATGATCGCGATATTGACATGTTTATTGCCAAATGTGGTGGCGGACCAATCAATCAACTATTCACTAACAATGGCGATGGCACTTATACAGATACTGCACCAGCCCAAGGGCTAGACGATGGTATGCAAACATGGTCTTCGGCTTGGGGTGATTTTGACAATGATGGCGATATGGACACCTATATTGGTGCGAGTTCTGGAACTTCAAAATTATTAAGAAATGATGGTGATGGTGTTTTCGTTGAAGTAACCGATACATCTGGAGTTTTGGAATTAACATCTACAGGAATTGAAAATTGTACCCACGATTTTGACAACGATGGCAATTTGGATATTGCTTCCCACGGAAATATTCTTTTTGGAAATGGTGATTTGACGTTTACACTTTACGAAAATGTTTTACCTTCAAATAACGGTTCTTTTGGAGACATCAATGACGATGGGTTTATTGATGCTGTTTCGGGAAGCACATTATATACAAATGATACGACCGCTAATAATTGGGTTAAAATTACCACGACAGGAGTTCAGAGTAATATTAACGGCATTGGTGCAAGAGTTGAAGTGCATACAGCTTCTGGTGTTCAAATTCGTGACGTGCGTAGTGGAGAAGGATTTCGTTTTATGAGTTCTTTAAACACCCATTTTGGACTTGGAACTGATGATGCCATTACCAATATTATTATATACTGGCCATCTGGTATTATAGATAATATCACAAATCCAGACATTAACACCCATCATATCATTCTTGAAGGGGAAGCATTGAGTGTAGGAGACGAAACGTTAGAAAATATCTCGATACACCCTAATCCTGTTGGAAACGAGATCAATATTAATAGCCCTATTAACTTGGTTGGAAAAATTGCAACGATTTTTAATATTGAAGGAAAACGTGTGATGAACTTAAAACTAGAAGAACATGCCATAGACGTTTCAAGTTTAAGCCAAGGCCATTATATTTTGCGTTTAGAATCTGAAGGAAGAGTGTTTACCCAGAAATTCATTAAACGCTAA
- a CDS encoding DUF3124 domain-containing protein, whose protein sequence is MKKIIILTAILLGFYACENKIKLGNDEDPIQVNWNKRVATISAVDSLDSGHSYLSIYSQIYSYSQHKTYNLTAMVSLRNVSMKDTIYLTNVDYYDTHGTLLRSYIKKPVYLAPLETIEIVIDEADTSGGTGSNFLFDWKAPKGSPEPLFEGVMTSTAGQQGLSFITHARRIR, encoded by the coding sequence ATGAAAAAAATAATAATCTTAACGGCAATACTTCTTGGTTTTTACGCGTGTGAAAACAAAATAAAATTGGGTAATGATGAAGATCCTATACAGGTTAATTGGAATAAAAGAGTCGCAACAATTTCTGCCGTAGATTCTTTAGATTCAGGTCATTCTTATTTGTCAATTTATTCACAGATTTATAGTTATTCTCAACATAAGACTTACAATCTTACGGCAATGGTAAGTTTAAGAAATGTGAGTATGAAGGACACCATATACTTAACCAATGTGGATTATTATGACACACACGGAACACTTTTACGAAGCTATATTAAGAAACCTGTGTATTTAGCACCATTAGAAACTATTGAAATTGTTATCGATGAAGCTGATACTTCGGGAGGCACAGGTTCTAATTTTCTATTCGATTGGAAAGCGCCAAAAGGGTCTCCAGAGCCACTTTTCGAAGGCGTAATGACATCAACTGCCGGACAGCAAGGATTGTCATTTATTACACATGCTAGACGGATTCGTTAA
- a CDS encoding MATE family efflux transporter, translated as MVLSNYTKEFRYNLKLASPVMLGMLGHTFVSFVDNVMVGQLGAAELAAVSLGNSFIFIAMSLGIGFSTAITPLVAEADTEKNFEKGKSVFKHGLFLCTVLGLVLFGMLLFAKPLMYVMDQPEEVVDLAIPYLDLVAFSLVPLIVFQAFKQFSDGLSLTKYPMYATIVANVLNVGINYVLIFGKFGFPEMGIVGAAVGTLVSRFIMVAHLWWLLAKRKKSKAYVTNIKFFQLKKKPIKKLSHLGLPSAMQMFFEVGIFTAAIWLSGTLGANAQAANQIALNLSSMTFMVAIGLSVAAMVRVGNQKGLKDFKALKRIAESIFLVGFIFAVIFALLFVIFHTVLPNLYVDLDDPKNAVDTAEVVKIAATLLLAAAVFQISDSLQVIALGALRGLQDVKMPTLITFISYWVIGFPISYFLGKEEAMGSLGIWIGLLSGLTVAAILLFIRFNYLTKKLISKST; from the coding sequence ATGGTTTTAAGCAACTACACCAAAGAATTTAGATACAATCTCAAACTTGCGTCGCCTGTGATGTTAGGCATGCTTGGACATACTTTTGTGAGTTTTGTGGATAATGTTATGGTTGGTCAGTTGGGAGCAGCAGAACTTGCAGCCGTGTCTTTAGGTAACAGTTTTATATTTATTGCGATGTCTTTAGGTATTGGGTTTTCTACAGCCATAACCCCTTTAGTGGCAGAAGCAGATACTGAGAAAAACTTCGAAAAAGGGAAGTCGGTCTTTAAACACGGCCTTTTCCTTTGTACGGTTTTGGGATTGGTATTGTTTGGGATGCTTTTATTTGCCAAACCATTAATGTATGTTATGGATCAGCCGGAAGAAGTGGTTGATTTGGCAATTCCTTATTTGGACTTAGTAGCATTCTCTTTAGTGCCATTGATAGTTTTTCAGGCATTTAAACAATTTAGTGATGGTTTGTCATTGACCAAATATCCTATGTATGCCACTATTGTAGCCAATGTTCTAAACGTGGGAATTAACTATGTATTGATTTTTGGAAAATTTGGATTTCCCGAAATGGGAATTGTTGGTGCAGCCGTTGGTACGTTGGTATCTCGTTTTATCATGGTCGCTCACTTATGGTGGCTACTTGCCAAACGTAAAAAATCTAAAGCATATGTAACTAATATTAAGTTTTTTCAACTAAAAAAGAAACCCATTAAAAAATTAAGCCATTTAGGCTTGCCCAGTGCGATGCAAATGTTTTTTGAAGTTGGGATTTTTACGGCAGCCATTTGGTTAAGTGGTACTTTGGGTGCGAACGCACAAGCCGCAAACCAAATAGCCTTAAATTTATCTTCCATGACATTTATGGTCGCTATAGGTTTGAGCGTGGCAGCTATGGTCAGGGTTGGAAACCAAAAAGGTTTAAAAGATTTTAAAGCTTTAAAACGAATTGCGGAATCTATTTTTTTAGTCGGCTTTATATTTGCAGTGATTTTTGCTTTATTATTTGTGATTTTTCATACCGTCCTTCCAAATTTGTATGTCGATTTGGATGACCCAAAAAATGCCGTTGATACGGCCGAAGTGGTAAAAATCGCAGCAACATTATTGTTGGCAGCTGCGGTTTTTCAAATTAGCGATAGTCTTCAAGTTATTGCTCTGGGAGCATTACGTGGACTACAGGATGTTAAGATGCCAACACTAATAACGTTTATTTCCTATTGGGTAATTGGTTTTCCTATTAGTTATTTTTTAGGAAAAGAAGAAGCCATGGGGAGCTTAGGTATATGGATAGGATTGTTGTCAGGATTGACAGTTGCGGCAATATTGCTCTTCATAAGGTTTAATTATCTAACTAAGAAGTTGATTAGCAAGAGTACTTAA
- a CDS encoding phosphatase PAP2 family protein, translating into MLEQIIEFDKELFLYLNGLGTDTWDWFWMAYTTKWHWIPLYLLLLYLLYRRLGTKMVVLTLITAIFMVTFTDQITNLFKYGFERFRPCHQEGVKEYMRLVRDWCGGRFGYFSGHASNSMGVAILVGMILKDKYKNLVYILIVWALFMGYSRVYIGVHYPLDVLSGMIFGGLSGFMFYKLDKYLQSRFTLKEVDQGA; encoded by the coding sequence ATGTTAGAACAAATTATAGAATTTGATAAAGAATTATTTTTATACCTCAACGGATTAGGTACTGATACTTGGGATTGGTTTTGGATGGCATATACTACAAAGTGGCATTGGATTCCGCTTTATCTTTTATTACTTTACTTATTATATAGACGACTAGGAACCAAAATGGTAGTGCTAACATTGATTACTGCCATTTTTATGGTCACTTTTACAGACCAGATTACCAATTTATTTAAGTATGGTTTTGAGCGTTTTAGACCATGTCATCAAGAAGGCGTAAAAGAATATATGCGTTTGGTTAGGGATTGGTGTGGTGGTCGCTTTGGTTATTTTTCAGGTCATGCAAGCAACTCTATGGGTGTCGCAATTCTCGTTGGTATGATATTAAAGGATAAATATAAAAACCTCGTCTATATCCTCATTGTTTGGGCACTCTTTATGGGCTACAGTCGTGTTTATATTGGTGTACACTATCCGCTGGATGTACTGTCAGGTATGATATTTGGTGGTCTTTCAGGGTTTATGTTCTATAAACTAGACAAGTATTTGCAATCTCGGTTTACCCTCAAGGAAGTTGACCAAGGCGCCTAA
- a CDS encoding phosphatase PAP2 family protein: MLDQIIQYDKDLFLYLNNWGSESWDNLWLAITYLYSSIPLYATLLFLIYRKFGWKALLLIVILFAGVIAFTDQITNIFKDAFQRPRPCAAEGIVDLTRFVAPRCGKYGFFSGHASNSMSTAIFAGLLLRPYYKNLIYFLLIWSLVVAYSRIYVGVHYPLDILCGLTFGAISGFGFYKLCKYLIKRFISA, encoded by the coding sequence ATGCTAGACCAAATTATACAATACGACAAAGATCTCTTTTTATATCTTAATAATTGGGGATCAGAATCTTGGGATAATTTATGGTTAGCAATTACTTATTTATATTCATCAATCCCATTATATGCTACTTTGTTATTTTTAATCTATAGGAAATTTGGATGGAAAGCTTTATTGCTCATTGTGATCCTTTTTGCTGGCGTGATTGCGTTTACGGATCAAATTACAAATATTTTTAAAGATGCGTTTCAACGTCCTAGACCTTGCGCAGCCGAAGGTATTGTAGATTTAACACGTTTTGTTGCGCCACGTTGCGGAAAATATGGATTTTTCTCTGGTCATGCGTCAAACTCAATGTCCACAGCTATTTTTGCAGGTTTGTTGTTGCGACCTTACTATAAAAATTTAATATATTTTCTATTGATTTGGAGCTTAGTTGTAGCCTATAGTCGTATTTATGTTGGTGTACATTATCCACTCGATATTTTATGCGGACTTACGTTTGGAGCTATTTCAGGTTTTGGATTTTACAAGCTCTGCAAGTACTTAATCAAGCGTTTTATTTCAGCGTAA
- a CDS encoding ArnT family glycosyltransferase yields MIKLIEKYPILSLLLFVILMLGFTIDAIPVTIMEARNFISAREMLTDNNWILTTMNGDARYEKPPLPTWITAVFGYLFGIKSVLALRWPALLFLTSIGISTYLLSLKLDLKKAHSLINGFIVLTSFYCIGITIEAPWDIYTHGFMLMALYQLFILFKSENTSVLRSLLFVLFLAGSVLSKGPVSLYVLFLPFVIAYGFAFKFKGKPIHFLKLISLLVFGIVLGGWWYFHVRVADPETFSRIAERETSNWSSYNVRPFYYYWSFFVQSGLWTIPAIISLLYPYLKSRVSNLKGYRFSFFWTIFAVILLSIIPEKKSRYLMPVLLPLAINIGFYIDYLIREFKNLKSKKETIPVYFQFGLIGAIGILFWISGFFLRSSFTESAWVRFIISSLVLGTIGFFIFKHLKAKNMKVVFYLIIAFMLSIGLVALPLAKSQSQENYKPFSELSSDDIALYTLDGVSPETIYNYGDKIPSIVSGDGILIPKEKQFRLLTSTSHPEDIAELTKLYNIEFIDTYDLNFSTRDYKSRLVNHLYELTLK; encoded by the coding sequence ATGATTAAACTCATAGAAAAATATCCGATTTTAAGTCTCTTACTTTTCGTCATTCTGATGTTAGGATTTACGATAGACGCTATTCCTGTAACGATAATGGAAGCTCGCAATTTTATTTCGGCAAGAGAAATGCTCACGGATAACAATTGGATTTTAACCACAATGAATGGCGATGCTCGTTATGAAAAACCACCATTACCAACATGGATTACGGCAGTTTTCGGTTACTTATTTGGTATAAAATCAGTGTTAGCCTTACGTTGGCCTGCTCTACTCTTTTTAACGAGCATCGGCATATCGACCTATCTATTATCGCTAAAATTAGACCTTAAAAAAGCACACAGCTTAATTAATGGCTTCATAGTATTAACCTCATTTTATTGTATTGGAATCACCATTGAAGCGCCTTGGGATATATACACGCATGGCTTTATGCTCATGGCATTATATCAATTGTTTATTTTATTTAAAAGTGAAAACACTTCAGTTTTAAGAAGTTTGCTATTTGTATTGTTTTTAGCGGGTTCGGTTTTATCAAAAGGGCCTGTTTCGCTTTATGTCCTTTTCTTACCTTTTGTAATAGCTTACGGTTTTGCTTTCAAATTTAAAGGTAAACCAATTCATTTTTTAAAATTGATTAGCCTGTTAGTCTTTGGAATTGTTCTAGGAGGTTGGTGGTATTTTCATGTTAGAGTTGCCGATCCTGAAACATTTTCCAGAATTGCAGAACGTGAAACTTCCAACTGGAGCAGTTATAACGTAAGACCATTTTACTATTATTGGAGTTTCTTTGTACAAAGCGGTTTATGGACCATTCCGGCCATTATTAGTTTGTTGTACCCTTACTTGAAGTCAAGAGTTTCAAATTTGAAGGGGTATCGATTTAGTTTTTTCTGGACGATTTTTGCCGTGATTCTTTTATCCATTATTCCTGAAAAAAAATCACGTTATTTAATGCCTGTATTATTGCCATTAGCCATCAATATTGGATTTTATATCGACTATTTAATTCGTGAATTCAAGAACTTAAAGTCGAAAAAAGAAACAATTCCTGTTTATTTTCAATTTGGTTTAATAGGTGCTATTGGCATTCTTTTTTGGATTTCTGGATTCTTTTTACGGTCATCATTTACAGAATCCGCTTGGGTAAGATTTATTATTTCAAGTTTAGTTTTGGGTACTATAGGCTTTTTTATTTTCAAACATTTAAAGGCTAAAAACATGAAGGTTGTTTTTTATCTCATCATTGCTTTTATGCTCAGCATTGGACTTGTGGCTCTACCATTGGCAAAGTCTCAATCACAAGAGAATTACAAACCATTTTCTGAACTCTCATCAGATGATATTGCGCTTTACACGCTAGATGGTGTGTCACCTGAAACCATTTATAATTATGGCGATAAAATTCCGAGTATTGTTTCAGGAGACGGTATTCTAATTCCTAAGGAAAAACAATTCAGATTATTAACTTCAACATCACATCCTGAAGATATAGCAGAACTAACGAAGCTTTACAATATTGAGTTTATTGATACATATGACTTGAATTTTTCCACCAGAGATTATAAGTCGAGATTGGTAAATCATTTGTATGAGCTTACGCTGAAATAA